Genomic DNA from Aphanothece sacrum FPU1:
ATGGGTTGAGAGATTATTGATATATCGTTATTATTCATGAATATATTGTTAGTGATTATATTTAATAATTATCAAAATTAATATAAGTCCTAAACCAGTTGTAACATGAGTATATTGTAACAGATATAATTATCTAGGACAAGGGTTAGTTTGATCTGGCTATCAACCATATACATTAGACCTCTTGCGAAAGTCAAAAATATAATTAATCATCATAAAATTTTCGTCAATTATTATCCTTATTTCCTATTGTTTATTAATTATTAAGTTACTTTCGCAAGAAGTCTATTCTTATCTTTCTAATCAAATTAAGTTAGTATTATCAGTTAAATTTCTCCTTGTTTGTGTCGAAATGACCCGACGAGTAATAGGGTTGGCTTTAGTCAACACAAACCCACTTAAAGCACCGGACATCACCATAAAAACTGGATTGAATTGATTGTTTATCGTGCAGTCAAGCATATACAAAGGTAAAATGATTGCTACAATAGCTGCGGGTGCTACCTGGGGATGAAACCAGATACGAGCAGGATATCGCAATAAAAAAACTAAAGGTGGCAGTAATGATACAGCAAAAATACTAAATAAACCAACTGCTCCATTAACACCATAGCTCATAATCCATAGACTATCTGTGATAGAAACATCAACTAATTCATCAGCATAATTATAATCGAAGACACGGTTACGTCCCCATCCTCCCCAACCCAAGATTGGTTGTTTCATTGCTTTTTGTACTAATGCTTCTTCATTATCAAATCTAAATGCTAATGACTCAACTCGCTCAGGTGGAACTATTTGAGAAACAAAAGAAATAACTTGATCAGCATTTTGTCCCGCAAAGTTACCTGTCGCACCCAAAAATAAATAGAATGATATAGAAAAAATCAGAAATAGTAAGGGGATGGCATTACGAAACCATTTGGCGGTGAATAAGACAACAAGTCCATAGAGTAAATACACATAAGCCCCTGTGGATTTGAGCAGAATAAATGTTATCATCATTCCCCCAATTAACCAAGTCATGGGGATATTCCAGAGTTTTTTCAACATTCCTGACTGCCAAAGCCAAATTCCTATCAGGGTGGCTGCCATCATCCACATAGCAACACTAAGTCCATGACGCATAAAAACTGTAGGTCGATATCCTCCTAAACGGATTGACTGCAAGAAACTCCGAGTTCCTTCGTAACCATAAACCATACGATGAAGTTGTGGACTCATTTTAACTTCATACAAACATAAAGGAACGTAAACTAACCCACCAAGAAAAATGGCAATTACTAACTTTTTTAGACTAGAAAAATTAGTCAAATAAATACGTCCTAAAAAGTAAGGAAATCCATATTGAACAGTTTGATTCAGAGTAGCAGAGAAACCATCATAAGGTCCAAGATCATTCGCCATGGATGAAAAAAATGGGACAATACACAAGATTAGGATAGGAACATCAAGCCAGCTAAATTTAAAGCTTCTAAACCGTTGGAAATCAAAGATAAACGTAGCCACAAAAATCCCATAACAAGTGGCAGATATTCTATCGTAGTCTGGAAGGCCAGGGATAGAAAAACCTGCTTTCTGGGGTAAAAAAAGCCAGGCTACTATGAAACCAATAATTACAGCTTTTTCTTTTTCGCGGGAAAAGCGAATAAATAACCAGAAAATTGTGGGAACCCACAATATCATCACTAATTGAGCTTGAGGACTCATGATTAATAGGATTTAGAACAATGTATTCAAGACAACAGGCAACGCCGAAGGGAGATAATGTAAACGAATCCTAGATTTACGGCTTATTTTTTAAGAAAATATTGCCAATATCTAACACAATAGGGGGTAATATTTTTCTGACAATAGTTTTAGCAGTGGAAGCAGATGATACAGGTTTTTTAATCGTTTCTTCCATTGGACGTTCTTTAAATAAAGTAGTATGAGAATCAGAAATTTCTTCTGGGGGTCGGCCATTACTATAATAATAAAGTGCTAAAGATTTACGAGTTAATCCTTCTGGACAGTTTAAGGGATCAGGATGACCATGATAGGAAAAATCTGAGGTACTAAAAACAACACAACGATTGAATATAGGTAGTATTTTTTTTACACATATCGTCATATCCTTATTCCACATTTCAAAATGTCCACCATATTCTTCTTGCCAATCTTTATTGAGATAAATTAGTAGATTTAAACGACGATCTACTTTCATTATCCTATCTCTGTTAAAATCAACGTGCATTTTCAAAAATCCCCCCCGTTCAATTTGATGTAATCCTCCGCCCTGAAAATGAGGATCAGGAATGATTCCTTCAATTCCTGTTAGCTTCTCCAAAAAGTTAATAAAAATTGATGAATTTAGCTGGTAAAGAAAAAAGCGGGTGAATTCTCCCATTTGTAGTTCTGAAGTAGATGCTAACTTTTTCGAGCCAGTGCCATCAAAACGTTGCCAATCAATTGAACGAGGTTGAGGAAATTCATCGAGAATTTGTTCTAAGACATATTCGGGTAAAAAGTTGTCTATAACAATGTGAGGAAAAGGATTAGCTTCAACATATTGCTCATGACATTGAACCGCTAAATTATCTAGGTAATCGGCATCCAAGCAAAATTTTAATTGTGTTTTCATGACTAAAACTTTCTCCAAAATTTTAATTGTGTATTGACTTTGGTTATTGATCCCAGTGGGATAGATCTCGGTTTAAAAATTGAGCTAATTCCCGATTAGGTTCACGAAATTTTTCAATTAGCATTATACGAGTTTCAGGTAACATCTTAGGAGGAAAATATTGCTTTTTTTTCCATTTTTCATAGGTCAAGTCCTTCAGCATATTATACATCCCTTGTTTGATAGGTTTAGGAACAAGTTTAGTCATCAATTTAACCCCAGGAATAGCGTTAACAGAACCTGCGATTTTTTTTTGAAAGACTCCTTCTCGATAATCCTTCGCCTGGTTAGCTATGACTTCTCCTCCCTTCATAATATCGACAGTAGAATCAGCCCCTAAAAAAGTCAATATCTGATTTAGAGTACTAGCTGGTTTTTCAATTAAATCTTCCATTAATAGAAATAAAAAAGATTCTCTTGGAAAAAACGGTAAATATCTTTCAATTTGCTCTAAATAGTAACTACTATCAATGAATTCACTTTGTTGAGCGATCGCTTCTTCAAAGGTTTTTGCTGTCATTAACTCATTTCTAGCTACATGAAATTCTTGATTAAGTTGAGTTCCTTTAAATCGATAAGCATAAAATGAATAAGCCCTATCTAGCGGATGCCGCATAATATAAATTAACTTCACATTAGGACAATATTTTGCGATTCTTTCTGCTGCTTTAGGATGTTGCTCATACCTAGAATAGGTTGTAGAGGCCTCCCCACAAATTTGATCTGGTGTTGCGTCCTTAAATAGAGATTCATACCAATCAATTCCCCTAGCATAACTTTTTTCAAGGGAGAAAAAGTCAGGCTCCTTTGGAGTACTCATGTAAATCTGTGGATGACGACATAAATACTGATAAAGTGTCGTTGTCCCTGACTTAGCCGCCCCTATAATAATAAAATCAGGCTTCCTCATTCTCTAACTCCTTCAACTTAATTCAGCTCTGACTTGTCGAAAAAACACTTCTACCTGAATATAACATGATTGGTGACTAATTCTCTAGATAAAACCATTAAACTATTTATTAAGAGTAATAAGAGGTATACCAATTAACAAAGTTTTGAATCCCGATTTCAAGGGGAGTATTTGGTCTAAATCCCACATCTTGTATTAAATCATCCACATCCGCATAAGTCATCGGTACATCCCCTGGTTGCATCGGTAAAAAATCCTTAATTGCTTTCTTATTTAAGCAATTCTCTAAAACCTCAATAAAATACATAAGATTTACTGGTTGATTATTACCAATATTATAAACTTTATAAGGTACATTGTTATTAGAATCTAAGGGTTGAGGAATCTTATTCATTACTCTTGTTACCCCTTCTATAATGTCATCAATATAGGTAAAATCTCGCATCATTTTACCATGGTTAAATACTTTGATCGCCTGACTTGCTAAAATTGCTTTAGTAAATGAAAAATAAGCCATATCAGGACGACCCCAAGGGCCATACACCGTAAAAAAACGTAATCCTGTGGTGGGTAATTGATAAAGGTGACTATAGGTATAAGCCATTAATTCATTAGCTTTTTTCGTGGCAGCATATAAACTCAGGGGGTGATCAACATTATCTTTGGTAGAAAAAGGAATTTTCTTGTTAGCTCCATAAACTGAACTCGAAGAAGCGTAGACCAAATGATCAATTTTAGCATAACGACATCCTTCTAATATATTCATAAATCCGACTAAGTTACTATCTACATAAGCCTGGGTATTTTCCAAAGAATATCTCACACCTGCTTGAGCTGCTAAATGAATAACATAATCAAAATTATTTTGCTCAAACAACTTATAAATAGCCCTCCTATCAGCTAAATCAAGTTGATAAAAACTGAATTTTTCTTGCTTTTTTAATTGGCTGAGACGAGCTTCTTTAAGAGAAACATCATAGTAAGAATTCAGATTATCTATTCCTACTACTATATCCCCTCGCAGAAGAAGATATAAACTTAAATGAAAACCAATAAAACCAGCAGCACCTGTCACTAAAATTGTTGTCATACTTTTACTATTAATTGATTTTTTAAATTTAAAGATAAACTTTCAAGCCATCAATAGGTGAACCAAAACCTAATAAGTTTCTGATAGTTATTTCTATTATAATTAATGCTACCAGTAATAAGGTTGCTTGAAGATCCTGAGAAAGACAAGATAATTTTTCTTTCCAAAGTTTAAAATTGATCGTTATATAATAAGGAAAGTCGTTTAAGACGATAACCCATATTGCCCCTAAAAAACCGAAATTTAAAAAAGCCATAGGTAAAAATAACAACATATACAAGAATTTAAAGCAATTGCCTAATGCTGGATAAAAAGGTTTTCCTAAAGCATAAAGAGATTTGTCAACTGTTATTGAGAGCATAAGAGGCCAAAGACCTAATGATAATAGGGGAAGCATCCAAGCTGCCTCTTTATATCTTTTATCATATAAGGTCAAAATAATGAAATCTCCTCCACAGAATAGTAAGCTTACTATAACAGCAAGTGCCACCAATATTAACCATCTTGCTTTTAAAATTTTAGCTCGAAGAATTTCTCTAGGTAAGTCAATTTGTTGAGCGATGATTGGCATCATTATCTGTTGACTCACTTGCCTAAAAGCTTTTCTAGGTAAATCGGAAAATGTAAAAGCTATAATATAAACTCCTAACATTTCTAATGATAAAAATTTTCCTAACATCAGCGTATCAGCTTGGTCGGCTAAAAAAGCCATAGCGGTTGCTACAAATATCCAGCGACCAAAAGATATTAGTTCTTTGAGTGATTCTTGATCCCAAGCAAAACGATTAGATATTTTTGGTTCTAATCGATGACTCATCACCATATTAATGAAACTAGAAATCAATGTTCCAGCAATTAAAGCCCATATTGATCTTTGGAAATAAGCCCAAACAATCATCACGCTAATGGAGATAGACTGTATTATAAACTGATACTTCGTAATCTTCTCAATGTCCATTTTACGATTGAGAGTCGCTAAAGCAGTTGAGGCAAATCCTGACATGATTGTTGTTAAGCCAACAATAGGTAATAGCCAGAGAAATTGATACTTTCCATAAAAGTGAGCTACTGGCCAAGCTATTACACAACAGGCAAACCACAAAATAAATCCCCTGATGACAGTTAATGTCCAAGCTGTATTGATGAAAATCGGGTCATCTCCTCTGGGACTACGGATAATACTAGGACGAACTCCAATGTCAGAAAATAAGTTTAATCCTTGGATGAAAGTATTAACTAAGGCCATTAAACCAAATAATTCTGGCACCAAGAGACGAGTCAGAATTATATTGCTACCAAGACGGAGAACTTGAGCTCCCCCATACCCTATTAATGTCCAGATAGTACCGCTAATTGCTTTTTGCTTGATTGATGACATCAGAATTAATTTCTTAACAGTGAATTTTTACCTTGGGGATCTCAAAATTTTAACATTCTTGTAATATATATTAATTTTGAGAGTTGTTCATCCTAGCATAAATCTTATCTGATTTTATCATAAATTAGTCTTTTCCTAATACTATGCTCCTCATTGACTCAGTAAATTTGACTAATTATATCATTAATTTGCTTTTTCGATTTATTTATCACGATTAAAATTAACTTGACAAGATCTTAACAATTTAACGGTAATTTGAAGAAACTCAGTATAGATTAATATATCTAAACTGCAATTTTTTCCGTATTACGGATCAAGTTAATCTAATTGTTGTTCTAAAAATTAGGTGTATACTATTATATTTTACCTAAACATTTTGGGTAATTTAAGTCTATCAATCAATATATAAAGGTGTTAAAATATGACGGAAATAAATGATTTTAATAAAGCGGTTAGTCGAGGGACTGTTACCGTAAAAGTTAATAATCCTCCCTTGGCAGTTAATGATAATCAGATTACTCAAAAAAACACCCCAATTACCATTCTAGCCTCTGATTTATTAGGCAATGATAAAGATCTTGATGGCAATCCATTAACCCTTACTGGTGTCAATAATGGGGTCAATGGAACCGTCGCTCTTAATAGTAAGGGAAATGTAGTTTTTACCCCTAAGGCTAATTTTGCAGGAGCAGCTAGTTTTACTTATAATGTTAGTGATGGAAATCAAGGTGTTAGTCGAGGGATTGTTACCGTAAAAGTTAATAATCCTCCCTTGGCAGTTAATGATAATCAGATTACTCAAAAAAACACCCCAATTACCATTCTAGCCTCTGATTTATTAGGCAATGATAAAGATCTTGATGGCAATCCATTAACCCTTACTGGTGTCAATAATGGGGTCAATGGAACCGTCGCTCTTAATAGTAAGGGAAATGTAGTTTTTACCCCTAAGGCTAATTTTGCAGGAGCAGCTAGTTTTACTTATAATGTTAGTGATGGAAATCAAGGTGTTAGTAAAGGGACTGTTACCGTAAAAGTTAATAATCCTCCCTTGGCAGTTAATGATAATCAGATTACTCAAAAAAACACCCCAATTACCATTCTAGCCTCTGATTTATTAGGCAATGATAAAGATGCTGATGGCAATCCATTAACCCTTACTGGTGTCAATAATGGGGTCAATGGAACCGTCGCTCTTAATAGTAAGGGAAATGTAGTTTTTACTCCTAATGATAATTTTGCAGGAGCAGCTAGTTTTACTTATACTATTAGTGATGGAAATCAAGGTGTTAGTCAAGGGATTGTTACCGTAAAAGTTAATAATCCTCCCTTGGCAGTTAATGATAATCAGATTACTCAAAAAAACACCCCAATTACCATTCTAGCCTCTGATTTATTAGGCAATGATGAAGATCTTGATGGCAATCCATTAACCCTTACTGGTGTCAATAATGGGGTCAATGGAACCGTCGCTCTTAATAGTAAGGGAGATGTAGTTTTTACCCCTAAGGCCAATTTTGCAGGAGCAGCTAGTTTTACTTATAATGTTAGTGATGGAAATCAAGGTGTTAGTAAAGGGACTGTTACCGTAAAAGTTAATAATCCTCCCTTGGCAGTTAATGATAATCAGATTACTCAAAAAAACACCCCAATTACCATTCTAGCCTCTGATTTATTAGGCAATGATAAAGATGCTGATGGCAATCCATTAACCCTTACTGGTGTCAATAATGGGGTCAATGGAACCGTCGCTCTTAATAGTAAGGGAAATGTAGTTTTTACTCCTAATGATAATTTTGCAGGAGCAGCTAGTTTTACTTATACTATTAGTGATGGAAATCAAGGTGTTAGTCGAGGGATTGTTACCGTAAAAGTTAATAATCCTCCCTTGGCAGTTAATGATAATCAGATTACTCAAAAAAACACCCCAATTACCATTCTAGCCTCTGATTTATTAGGCAATGATGAAGATCTTGATGGCAATCCATTAACCCTTACTGGTGTCAATAATGGGGTCAATGGAACCGTCGCTCTTAATAGTAAGGGAAATGTAGTTTTTACTCCTAATGATAATTTTGCAGGAGCAGCTAGTTTTACTTATA
This window encodes:
- a CDS encoding O-antigen ligase domain-containing protein; amino-acid sequence: MSPQAQLVMILWVPTIFWLFIRFSREKEKAVIIGFIVAWLFLPQKAGFSIPGLPDYDRISATCYGIFVATFIFDFQRFRSFKFSWLDVPILILCIVPFFSSMANDLGPYDGFSATLNQTVQYGFPYFLGRIYLTNFSSLKKLVIAIFLGGLVYVPLCLYEVKMSPQLHRMVYGYEGTRSFLQSIRLGGYRPTVFMRHGLSVAMWMMAATLIGIWLWQSGMLKKLWNIPMTWLIGGMMITFILLKSTGAYVYLLYGLVVLFTAKWFRNAIPLLFLIFSISFYLFLGATGNFAGQNADQVISFVSQIVPPERVESLAFRFDNEEALVQKAMKQPILGWGGWGRNRVFDYNYADELVDVSITDSLWIMSYGVNGAVGLFSIFAVSLLPPLVFLLRYPARIWFHPQVAPAAIVAIILPLYMLDCTINNQFNPVFMVMSGALSGFVLTKANPITRRVISTQTRRNLTDNTNLI
- a CDS encoding 2OG-Fe(II) oxygenase translates to MKTQLKFCLDADYLDNLAVQCHEQYVEANPFPHIVIDNFLPEYVLEQILDEFPQPRSIDWQRFDGTGSKKLASTSELQMGEFTRFFLYQLNSSIFINFLEKLTGIEGIIPDPHFQGGGLHQIERGGFLKMHVDFNRDRIMKVDRRLNLLIYLNKDWQEEYGGHFEMWNKDMTICVKKILPIFNRCVVFSTSDFSYHGHPDPLNCPEGLTRKSLALYYYSNGRPPEEISDSHTTLFKERPMEETIKKPVSSASTAKTIVRKILPPIVLDIGNIFLKNKP
- a CDS encoding sulfotransferase domain-containing protein, whose translation is MRKPDFIIIGAAKSGTTTLYQYLCRHPQIYMSTPKEPDFFSLEKSYARGIDWYESLFKDATPDQICGEASTTYSRYEQHPKAAERIAKYCPNVKLIYIMRHPLDRAYSFYAYRFKGTQLNQEFHVARNELMTAKTFEEAIAQQSEFIDSSYYLEQIERYLPFFPRESFLFLLMEDLIEKPASTLNQILTFLGADSTVDIMKGGEVIANQAKDYREGVFQKKIAGSVNAIPGVKLMTKLVPKPIKQGMYNMLKDLTYEKWKKKQYFPPKMLPETRIMLIEKFREPNRELAQFLNRDLSHWDQ
- a CDS encoding NAD-dependent epimerase; the protein is MTTILVTGAAGFIGFHLSLYLLLRGDIVVGIDNLNSYYDVSLKEARLSQLKKQEKFSFYQLDLADRRAIYKLFEQNNFDYVIHLAAQAGVRYSLENTQAYVDSNLVGFMNILEGCRYAKIDHLVYASSSSVYGANKKIPFSTKDNVDHPLSLYAATKKANELMAYTYSHLYQLPTTGLRFFTVYGPWGRPDMAYFSFTKAILASQAIKVFNHGKMMRDFTYIDDIIEGVTRVMNKIPQPLDSNNNVPYKVYNIGNNQPVNLMYFIEVLENCLNKKAIKDFLPMQPGDVPMTYADVDDLIQDVGFRPNTPLEIGIQNFVNWYTSYYS
- a CDS encoding oligosaccharide flippase family protein gives rise to the protein MSSIKQKAISGTIWTLIGYGGAQVLRLGSNIILTRLLVPELFGLMALVNTFIQGLNLFSDIGVRPSIIRSPRGDDPIFINTAWTLTVIRGFILWFACCVIAWPVAHFYGKYQFLWLLPIVGLTTIMSGFASTALATLNRKMDIEKITKYQFIIQSISISVMIVWAYFQRSIWALIAGTLISSFINMVMSHRLEPKISNRFAWDQESLKELISFGRWIFVATAMAFLADQADTLMLGKFLSLEMLGVYIIAFTFSDLPRKAFRQVSQQIMMPIIAQQIDLPREILRAKILKARWLILVALAVIVSLLFCGGDFIILTLYDKRYKEAAWMLPLLSLGLWPLMLSITVDKSLYALGKPFYPALGNCFKFLYMLLFLPMAFLNFGFLGAIWVIVLNDFPYYITINFKLWKEKLSCLSQDLQATLLLVALIIIEITIRNLLGFGSPIDGLKVYL